From Solanum stenotomum isolate F172 chromosome 2, ASM1918654v1, whole genome shotgun sequence:
taaaatatggatGTTCTTGCCTTGTTCTTCACATTGTTCATTTACTTTATGAGCAGTAGAATTCAATTGAAGTTGTTCTTCTACGGGTTGCACTACATTGTTAGTTGGGTCAGCTTGTATACGAACTCCTACCTCTGGATTGTGTGATTCTAACACATCTTGTTCTTCTATTACATCTGTTAGACGCTGTCGCTTTTCGTTCAGTAGATCCTTTCTTCTTTTAGCTAGCAACAACTTCTTTTGATTCGCCAAAGATGTGAGTGTTCCAGCTGGAACAGTTGCTCTTGTTTCTTTATTCCTTATTCTTGAAGACTCTCGCTGTTTCATGACTACCAAGTATTGCCTGCTGTAAAAATAGAGATATAAAGATAAAGAGTTAGACATCCCAACAGAATCAAGAAGATAAAGCAGAATCAGTGAAAAGAAGATTACAGTCACAATAAGACGAACTAGTAAAAAGGAGAAAGCGTGAAGCAGAAATCAGAATTATCACCACTTCTTGCTACCTGATTCACATAGGCTTTCTAAAGAAAAATCACTCAGCTCGTTTCAATAAATGAAGCACTAAAGCAATCTCTAATAATATTTAGATAACCCAAAAAGACAGAAgtacacaataataataaaataggcAAAATCAACATTCTTTCAATTGACTTTCAAACCAATAGTACATATAAGAAATGCAATAGAGATATATAAGAAAAATCCCTTCGTCAATCATCAGCCACCATCCAATCCCAATCGACATCATCAAAGTCCTCATCTTCTTCTGATGTGTCCATATCTTCTTCCATATATTCTGAATGTTGATCATGAGTTGGCATATCAATGACATCACCAGGTACATCTTCTCTTGACCATCTGAGATCAACATCAGCATCAGGTATTCCATTTGATGGTCCAATGTCATTGTCTGGCTCCCCAAAAAATGTTTCTCCAATATTAGGGCAATTCTCTTCTtctaaatcaaataaatcaacatgAACTTTGGTCCTTGCATAATAAACATCTTTCTCAATTGGATCCTCTACATAGAAAACTTGATGCACTTGAGATGCCAGTACAAATGGATCTTCAGTACTGCATAACTTGTTGAAGTATACTCGAGTTAATCCATATTCATCTACTTCATTACGAAAccaatcacatttaaacaacacaaCACTAAAGCAACCCCAATAATCAATCTCTATGATATCTTGAATAACTCCATAATAGACAACTTCTCCATCAATGGGGTTTTGGTCTCTAGCACTAGCAAAACTATCAGTCGTTGCTGATAAAGTCACTCCATAGTTCTGGGTCTTACCTTGACTATCTCGTTTCATTGTATGAAATCGATATCCATTGATGAAATATGCTGTATATCTTTTTGCCGCAGTATTAGGCCCTTTAGCGAGTTGTCGTAAATGTTCAGGCACTTCAATAGATTTCACTTTCTCCTTAAACCAGTTGCCAAATTCTTGACTATGATTCTGTGCTCTAATCCATGCATTTGATCTACTATGATTGTCAATTACAATCTTATGTTCCCTGCAAGCAAGCATGTTTCAAATTAGCATGTTTCAAAGTTcttatcatataaaaaatattgaagtttATAATAAAAGTGACAGATCTTACATGATAAAGGTCTCCATTTTTTCATCTCCGGTATTAAACAATACATATCGATGTATATCAACACATAACTGCAGATCCATGTGAAAATTATTGCCTTTGCTTTTTTTCTCCCTTCCAATCGGATGGCCAAATTTAGGGAATATAGGTGACAAATTACCTCCCTCTGTTTCAGTTCCCTGCTCATCCTCTAATTGGTATCGACTAAATTTTGTTTTCACCCCAGCATGTAGGTATCTAGAACATAAATTCACGCGCTCTAGTGCCACGAATCCCTCTAGTATTGATGCTTCTAGATGAAATCGATTACGAACAAGCCCCTTGAAGAAACATAGGTTTCTTTCAGTGGAATACATCCAACGAAGATGTATCGGACCCCCAAGCTTAATTTCATTTACTAAATGGATGGGCAAATGTACCATTATATCAAAGAAAGATGGAGGGAAAATCTTTTCAAGGTCACATATAATCTCATAGATCTCAGACTGCATTGTATCAAGATCTGCTCGCCTTATCACCTTGCTACTTATGACTTTAAAGAAGTTCCCCAACCGAATCAAAGCCATAGAAACTTTTTTGGGTAACACTTTTCTAACAGCAATTTGGAGCAAGTAATGCATTATGAAATGAGCATCATGGCTCTTGTAACCTGATATTTTCATCTCATCCACTTCCACACATCTTGATATATTTGAAACACAACCTTTTGGTAATTTGGCATTTTTAAGAACAGTGCAAAATAACTTCTTTTCTGCTGGTTTCATGGAGAAACAGGCTTTAGCCAAATGAACTCTTCCATTATCATCTTGTACTGGTTGAAGCTCCTTTCTTATCCCCATTTCTTGCAAGTCATATCGAGAATTTACATGGTCTTTTGACTTTCCAGTTACATCCAACAAAGTCCCGAGCAAACTgtcacaaatatttttttcaatgtgcatcacatcaagATTGTGCCTCAATTTGTTATGTTCCCAGTATGGCAATTCAAAAAAGATGGATCTTTTTTTCCATGGACCCTCACTATCACGACGCTTCCTTTTTTGGCCCTTTCCGAAAACATTATTGAATTCACGCAACTCTTCTAATACTTCTGTGCCTGATAAGGGAGTAGGTGCAGATCTGTGATCTTCTTTACCATCAAATGATTTCTTATCTCTTCGAAATGGATGATCAGGAGGTAAGAATGCCCGATGACCCATGTAACACATCTTACGACTATGCTTGAGATATTGAGAGCATGTCCCATGATTACAAGTTGGGCATGCCTTTCTTCCTTTTGTGCTCCAACCAGAAAGCATTGCATAGGCTGGAAAATCACTAATTGTCCACAATAAGGCTGCACGCAATTGAAAAGTTTGGTTAGAATCAGCATCATATGTTTCCATCCCAGTTTCCCACAATTCTTTCAATTCTGCAATTAGTGGTTGAAGGTAGACATCAATATCCTTTCCTGGAGACGATGGACCTGGAATGATCATAGATAATATCATATACTCCGGTTTCATGCAAATCCACGGTgataaattataattcattaacaTAACAGGCCATGTGCTATGGGAAATACTCATGGTTCGAAATGGGTTGAAACCATCACTTGAAAGACCCAATCTAACATTACGAGGATCTCTAGCAAAATCTTCGTGCAAGGAATCAAAATTTTTCCAAGCTTCCCCGTCAGCCGCATGCCTTATGTTGCCATCTTTGGGTCGTTCAGTATCATGCCATTTCATATTTGCAGCTGTTTCAGGACACATGAATATTCTTTGAAGCCTAGGTTTTAAGGGAAGGTACCTTAAAACCTTTGCAGGAATTTTGGAGCTTTCATTAGTCAAGGGATCATTAACAGTCTTCCATCTAGACGAGCCACAAACAGAGCAATTATTTTCCTTCTCATTTTCCTTCCAAAATAACATGCAATCATTAGGACATGcatgtattttttcataatcAAGACCCAAATCTTTAATCACATTTTTTGCTTTGTGGAACGATTCAGGTATATGAGCAAATGGAAATGCCTCTCTTAACAAGTCTAGCAAGTCTCCAAAGGCCACATTACTCAAACCATGAATGCATTTGAACAAGAATAATCGAATGGTGAAATTCAGTTTAGAGAAATTCTCACACCCATGATATAACTCTTGTTTACCTTCCTCCagcaatttaaaaaatttctttgcATCTTCGGATAGCCCCTCTCTCACTCCCTCAAGCCTCAAGTCCCCTGCAACATCTCTAAAAGTATCATGAAGTAGGCCGTCAATATTGTCACGCATGTTGGAACCTTCCTTATTATTATGATCTGGATGATTTCTCGAGGAAAAACTTTCCCCATGAAAAATCCATTTGGTGTACCCTTGCACAAACCCATAAACAACCAAGTGATCCTCTACCACATTTCGATGATGCCACTTACAATTAGCACACTTTTTGCAAGGACACAATATTTCATCTCCTTTGGAAGCTCGTTCAAAAGCTGTATCAAGAAAGTTATTCACACCACTGATATACTCATTGGTGGATCTCCGGAGACCCATCCAACTTTTATCTCCACTATCCATTTAATATTGAATATCCTATACGACACCAAAATCAAATTACCaagataagaaataaaagagaagatTCTGAATAGCACACCAACAGATTTGGTTCCCTTAAAAACTTACATTCAACAGATTTTGATCAGTGGctctatcttattttatttaacaacATAAATGAAATGTCTTTCTTCCTTGAACTATTTGTTATACATAATCAGCTATCTACTTAACAATACCTATTTTACCTAGAATTTCAATTAGTTAAAAGAGAAATGATGTAAAAgatttaaaatctaaaaactCAATCTTAAGATAATAAGACACGGCAGTAAAGTGAAACGATTTTGACAAATCTAAACACTTAAAAGATGTAATGgatttcatataaaaaatacaaaatttcatattattttgtcaAAGACAACAACCTCACTCAAGAAACTAAGCAGCACACTATTGCAAGACTCCCCTTGAGAGGCTGAGTTAATGTTCAAAACCTTATGTGTAGCTCAACCAGACCCAATATCTACTCAATCAGTTCTAGAATTAGCAATGGTCACAAAATAGAACATGAATCAGAAAAAAAGAGTAATAGGAAAGTCACATAAAAGGGAAATCTTATCCAACACTCTAAACTTACTATACATGTACAACATTTAGAGAGCACATATATGGGGAAAGAATCACCTGAAAATGATTATAAACAACACAAAAAGAAGAGTAAAAACCAAGATTCACACACACATCAATGGAAATGAgaatagactaaaaagaaaCTAACTACAAAATTAAGAGACAAGGGAATATTACCTCTTTTTAAGTAGTGAATGGCTCACTACATGAAAACTTTACTAGTTATAAccttttaaattaaagataagcATAACTAAGCTAACTAGGCAAATTTGAGTTAACAAGTTGAGGGTGTTGTGTCTCTAATTAAAGACttctaaataaatttaaaggtaAAAGAAAAGCATAAAAGGACAACAAAACCAAAGTCACTAACCTCACTCAAGAAACTAAGCAGCTCAATCGTAAAACTTCAAATTTATAAGAAAAGACAAGGGGCAGCCTTAGAGAACTTGGATGTATGGTTAAATGTAGACATGCATATCTAAATCTAGGAGCAGCCTTAGAGAGGTTGAGTTAACACTCAAAGCCTTATTTTGTGCTCAACTACACCAAGGATCTACTCAATGTATTCCAAAAGCAAAAATGATCTTAAAAcagaaaatacaatatttatcacaaaaagaatattaaagGAGAAAACAAAGAACTACTCAATACCTAAAGTTTTATTCGGTGCTCAAAGAATAAAGAGGTTGGTTTCATAATCAAAACCTTATTCTATGATCAACTAGACGCTAGGTCTGCTCAATGTATTCATGAACCAGTAATGCTAGTTAAAAGCACCTGGTAACACTAATGACAATCATTAAAAAAGCTACGACCTCGGACTTTTGTTTTCATTTCAAGAAGAATACACACCACCACTACAGTACAGCTATGTTCAGAAGAAAAGCTTTCTTGCATTGGTACACTAGGGAATGAATGGACGAGATGGAGTTCACTGAGGCAGAAAGTAACATGAATGATCTGGTTTCTGAAGCTCTTAACTCATAACAGAGAAAATTGatcatgaaatattttttacaataaaGCATAAAGTGAAAGTTTTTCCAACATTCTAAACTTACAATACAGACCTTAAATCTGAAAAACACAGTCATATGGAAtgatttaactaaaaaatgaataagCAATAACGAACAGAGAAAAGTAAACGTAAAATATCTAACATACACACAGATAtacatcaaaataaaataagagaaacagGAACATTACCTCTTTTTAAGCAGTGAGCTGAGCTTGATGACCAACTTGTAGCTTGTCCACTAAAAATTTTAGACAAGAAGGAAGAAAGCATAAACTTAGAGCTTGAAAATTGTACTcgaaagagagaaacaaaatcCCTTAATGTTCGATTTCAATGACTTTTggagttgaaaaatatttcagttcattttattcttagaaATCGTTTGTCCTGTTCAAAAACTTGAGGTTTTTCGATAGATAAGAATTATCATGTAGAATGAAGAATCGAAACTCATCTTTCATAACATTAACTCTTCCTAAACCGAGAATTTCCATCTAAACATTTTTGCAGAGATTTCTCAATCTTCACCAAAATTGAGATACACACTCTAATGCACAATAACATTACATTATAAACATAAACTCTAGCAAAGAACATCTACTTCACAGAAACCCATTTGTctattttcaaatctttttcaAGAACCCTTCTAAtaaatttctaactttgaagAAGATGGAATACAACATACCTGTAGCTGCAGAAACGTAAAACCCACTAAGAAGAAGACCCAAAAGCTGCAGATTCCTACAAGGAAAATCAAAGAAGAAGGATTAAAGGAAAATGCTACTTTTGTTCTTCAGAGAGAAAGGAGAAAGTCGATACCTACGAGGATGAAAAGTCTGAATTGAAGAAACAAATTAACCTAGTGATACtttaccttttattttattttatttttacaattaatattaaaaaaaaaaaaaactcttttggCGGGTGTAGTAAAATTAGTGGAGGGAAATAATTGAGGGAAAATAATTGAGGGAAAGAGTTTGGCGGAACCGTTGCCATAGAGTACCTAAGGCGACAGTTTGTAGGAATCGTTGCAATAAAAGATACTATGGCAACGATTGTCACAATAATGCAACGATTTACTTCTTAAAGTGTTTCATTAGGTCCATTTGTCTATTGCAAAGGTTATAACCGTTGCGAATTACTGTCTATTGCAACGCATATTTAGTTGTTGCTAAATAATTGTTGCTACAGGCATGTTTTCTAGTAGTgttttcacaacaagtttcaCGACACTTAAGCAGTTACAACTTGCaaacaagtccaaattctttaattagttcgTTCCATAAACGGTTGTTACTGATCATCTATGCCATATACGGTCGAtaaggccagataccaattgaaaCTTTCTCAGTTCCAATTAACTTGCTTGTGTCCCTTCAGTCGGGACTACGACGTCTAGTTCACTTCGTtaagataccaattggattcaactcataccacaagcgacaatagtagctagcgagccccacaaaactgtTGGTTTTAATCATAGAGCTTGGttgaacccaattcttaaccgcatCAACCTTTAACTAATagtaaccagaccttaaatcaatcttagagaaaatcgATGAACCTTGCAATTGATCAAAAAGGTCATCTATCCGAGgcaatggatacttgttctgaatGGTGACTTTATTCAACTGttggtagtctatacacatcctctcttgctagtgatggtgttactGTTGTTGTTGATCTAgctcagaccatagagtgagggaagaaagataccaatttgtatcacccagatatcaattggattcaagtcatagcacgaagaagtagaaagaagtgagtttttcctaaatttttatagcctctcgaagaaaagtacgaaCGTCATCGTACCAtttcgcaagactctactagactagTTTtcgtacaatgagatcaacaaaCGTAAaactctgataccaactttgtcacgacccagaccgtcgtgattggcacccacactaaccctctggtgggagaaccattactacaacccaaactaaacaacttaatgaaaactaaagcatttaaagatacgaacGCAAGTTTAAATGACTAAAAGAAATacgaagttcccataaactccccaagttttaaacaaataacttaaccaaactaatgcggaagaacaacccttagaacctgaaagtcattgtactaaaactctactaacgacaagtctaagaacaatgGACACAACcctgaaactaaacaaacactttaaacaaatagtctgagtccgaaaagaatggacttaaacaagagagatccaaggcagcctgaaagaactggctcacccttgaatccggtcacgcaaaatagtcatttaactgaggtctatcaatagccgtatgaagatgtcatgtactcaacaaagaacaagcaaatgCAGTATCattacacaaccacagt
This genomic window contains:
- the LOC125854759 gene encoding uncharacterized protein LOC125854759 — translated: MDSGDKSWMGLRRSTNEYISGVNNFLDTAFERASKGDEILCPCKKCANCKWHHRNVVEDHLVVYGFVQGYTKWIFHGESFSSRNHPDHNNKEGSNMRDNIDGLLHDTFRDVAGDLRLEGVREGLSEDAKKFFKLLEEGKQELYHGCENFSKLNFTIRLFLFKCIHGLSNVAFGDLLDLLREAFPFAHIPESFHKAKNVIKDLGLDYEKIHACPNDCMLFWKENEKENNCSVCGSSRWKTVNDPLTNESSKIPAKVLRYLPLKPRLQRIFMCPETAANMKWHDTERPKDGNIRHAADGEAWKNFDSLHEDFARDPRNVRLGLSSDGFNPFRTMSISHSTWPVMLMNYNLSPWICMKPEYMILSMIIPGPSSPGKDIDVYLQPLIAELKELWETGMETYDADSNQTFQLRAALLWTISDFPAYAMLSGWSTKGRKACPTCNHGTCSQYLKHSRKMCYMGHRAFLPPDHPFRRDKKSFDGKEDHRSAPTPLSGTEVLEELREFNNVFGKGQKRKRRDSEGPWKKRSIFFELPYWEHNKLRHNLDVMHIEKNICDSLLGTLLDVTGKSKDHVNSRYDLQEMGIRKELQPVQDDNGRVHLAKACFSMKPAEKKLFCTVLKNAKLPKGCVSNISRCVEVDEMKISGYKSHDAHFIMHYLLQIAVRKVLPKKVSMALIRLGNFFKVISSKVIRRADLDTMQSEIYEIICDLEKIFPPSFFDIMVHLPIHLVNEIKLGGPIHLRWMYSTERNLCFFKGLVRNRFHLEASILEGFVALERVNLCSRYLHAGVKTKFSRYQLEDEQGTETEGGNLSPIFPKFGHPIGREKKSKGNNFHMDLQLCVDIHRYVLFNTGDEKMETFIMEHKIVIDNHSRSNAWIRAQNHSQEFGNWFKEKVKSIEVPEHLRQLAKGPNTAAKRYTAYFINGYRFHTMKRDSQGKTQNYGVTLSATTDSFASARDQNPIDGEVVYYGVIQDIIEIDYWGCFSVVLFKCDWFRNEVDEYGLTRVYFNKLCSTEDPFVLASQVHQVFYVEDPIEKDVYYARTKVHVDLFDLEEENCPNIGETFFGEPDNDIGPSNGIPDADVDLRWSREDVPGDVIDMPTHDQHSEYMEEDMDTSEEDEDFDDVDWDWMVADD